Part of the Planococcus plakortidis genome is shown below.
CGGCGGTGGTCGTCGTGGCTGCCGGAATGTGGACTGGCCTCGATCCGGTGGAATGGATGCTGGTCATTTTGCTGATCGGGGGCATGCTGGCGCTCGAACTGGTCAATTCCGCCTTGGAGCGGGTGGTCGACCTAGTCACTGCAGAGCGGCATCCGCTGGCGAAGCAGGCGAAGGACATGGCGGCAGGAGCCGTTTTGGTATTTGCTGTGGCAAGTGCTATAATCGGTTTACTGATCTTTTTGCCAAAATGGTTTTAGGCTTTACCGTGCAGAGTG
Proteins encoded:
- a CDS encoding diacylglycerol kinase family protein, whose protein sequence is MKLSRFLFSFRFAAQGIGTAMKREQNMKVHAGSAVVVVAAGMWTGLDPVEWMLVILLIGGMLALELVNSALERVVDLVTAERHPLAKQAKDMAAGAVLVFAVASAIIGLLIFLPKWF